The following proteins are co-located in the Fluviicola sp. genome:
- the tilS gene encoding tRNA lysidine(34) synthetase TilS, with product MSVVTEAVSKLNLQGLKLFVACSGGLDSTVLLEVAVWTGLEPTILHVNYQLRGEESEKDEAFVRELAKKHRLGIEVIRCPKEATKGKGINLQEAARKFRHEWFQSFIQQSPANRVLLAHHADDQVETFFLQLMRGSGIFGLGGMHTERNGIIRPFLSLSKEELKNFAIQNKIHWREDASNDENTYKRNQFRNILIPQLLESNPELKSSVSVIQSAFRNTQQQLREELQPRLEQWQKTAQITFREWVELTIEQQLVCCNYFEWPFWVLARIQGLKDAELSSKIDQTPLFRTKDGFSWNSDFSEINQWEFKIEEVEFLPGTFNHWEVYLDPATLKTPLSQSFADPSDTIRRLGVNGQSKVFKLLKDKGIPEQWRKSYPVFKSGKEIIWVPGISVSKNHLATTDTPLIIKLSRA from the coding sequence ATGTCAGTGGTAACAGAAGCGGTTTCAAAGCTTAATCTTCAAGGATTGAAGCTCTTTGTGGCCTGCTCCGGCGGACTCGACTCCACCGTTCTGCTCGAAGTTGCGGTCTGGACGGGACTCGAACCCACGATCCTGCACGTGAATTACCAGCTGCGCGGAGAAGAAAGCGAAAAAGACGAAGCATTCGTTCGTGAACTGGCCAAAAAACACCGGCTCGGCATCGAAGTAATCCGCTGTCCGAAAGAAGCAACAAAAGGAAAAGGGATCAACCTCCAGGAAGCAGCACGTAAATTCCGGCACGAATGGTTCCAAAGTTTTATTCAGCAATCTCCCGCCAACCGGGTACTGCTTGCCCATCACGCCGACGACCAGGTAGAAACCTTCTTCCTGCAACTCATGCGCGGCTCCGGTATTTTCGGATTGGGAGGAATGCATACCGAACGAAACGGGATTATCCGTCCTTTTTTAAGCCTTTCCAAAGAAGAACTCAAAAACTTCGCGATCCAAAACAAGATTCACTGGCGCGAAGATGCCAGCAACGACGAAAACACTTACAAACGCAACCAATTCCGGAATATCCTGATCCCGCAATTACTGGAATCCAACCCGGAACTGAAATCGTCGGTTTCCGTGATCCAGTCTGCTTTCCGCAACACGCAGCAGCAACTCCGGGAAGAACTGCAACCCCGGCTGGAACAGTGGCAAAAAACCGCACAAATCACCTTCCGGGAATGGGTTGAATTGACAATCGAACAACAACTCGTTTGCTGCAATTACTTTGAATGGCCTTTTTGGGTGCTGGCACGTATCCAAGGATTAAAAGACGCCGAACTAAGTTCAAAAATCGACCAAACACCATTATTTAGAACCAAAGACGGGTTTTCCTGGAATTCCGATTTCAGCGAAATTAACCAGTGGGAATTCAAGATTGAAGAAGTTGAATTCTTACCCGGAACTTTCAATCACTGGGAAGTCTACCTGGATCCGGCAACCCTTAAAACGCCCCTTTCACAAAGCTTCGCAGATCCTTCCGACACCATCCGCCGCCTGGGTGTAAACGGTCAATCCAAAGTGTTTAAACTTTTGAAAGACAAAGGCATTCCCGAACAGTGGAGAAAATCCTACCCGGTCTTCAAAAGCGGTAAAGAAATCATCTGGGTTCCGGGCATTTCCGTTTCGAAAAACCACCTGGCCACTACCGATACACCACTGATAATCAAGCTATCCAGGGCATAA
- a CDS encoding lysophospholipid acyltransferase family protein: protein MLYRILKAIISFGIRHYYREIKVVNKALLDKENGPLIIIANHPNTLMDAWMVGFANRRRVHFMAKATFFNSPFKRKLLGALGMIPINRKSDGAVSGVNNKDSFEACYQLLEKGEILVVFPEGTSFLERKLREIKTGTARIALEVERRNQGKLGLKVVPIGLNYVSADSYRGKVLVQVGRAIELEDLWREYETNQAHAAKLLTERFRVELSRVFVNMDDSAREDLIEQLADLFVTKYTKQADVAGEMNFMKSVQARLEEYSLTSPWKLDEIQRETSNVFASLQFLGIKPDFLDRPYRPMLFLRQFIQSWLFVIITVPVFLAGFIHHVIPYWFIGWMVPKMSKEVEYHAPLSILLALVLYPLNYLGFGLLAHFCFDFTWLETLLYLAVLPLFGTFAHYYMRYMSHLNSKQRFGRFARRRSAILQSLREQREQLKDLIFRD from the coding sequence ATGTTATACCGAATTTTAAAGGCAATTATTTCATTTGGAATCAGGCATTACTACCGTGAAATCAAAGTGGTCAATAAAGCATTGCTGGATAAAGAGAACGGCCCTTTAATCATTATTGCCAATCACCCGAATACGCTGATGGACGCCTGGATGGTTGGATTTGCCAACAGGAGACGCGTTCATTTCATGGCTAAGGCTACTTTTTTCAATTCTCCTTTCAAGCGCAAGTTGCTGGGTGCATTGGGAATGATCCCGATTAACCGGAAGTCGGACGGGGCTGTTTCGGGGGTGAACAATAAGGATTCTTTTGAAGCTTGTTACCAATTGCTGGAGAAAGGGGAAATTTTGGTTGTTTTCCCGGAAGGAACCAGCTTTTTGGAACGTAAACTTCGTGAAATCAAAACAGGAACTGCACGCATTGCGCTGGAAGTGGAACGCAGGAACCAGGGGAAACTGGGATTGAAAGTGGTCCCGATCGGGTTGAATTACGTTTCTGCGGATTCTTACAGGGGAAAGGTATTGGTACAGGTCGGAAGGGCGATTGAGCTCGAAGATTTGTGGAGGGAATATGAAACGAACCAGGCGCATGCGGCCAAATTACTTACGGAACGTTTTCGGGTGGAATTGTCGCGCGTTTTTGTCAATATGGACGATTCTGCCCGTGAAGACCTGATTGAACAGCTGGCCGATTTATTTGTAACAAAATATACCAAACAGGCGGATGTAGCGGGAGAAATGAATTTCATGAAATCGGTGCAGGCGCGTTTGGAAGAATACAGTTTGACGAGTCCCTGGAAGCTGGATGAGATCCAGAGGGAAACGAGTAACGTGTTTGCTTCGCTGCAATTTTTGGGAATTAAACCGGATTTCCTGGACCGTCCTTACCGCCCGATGCTGTTCCTGCGGCAATTTATCCAGAGTTGGTTATTTGTGATAATTACGGTTCCTGTTTTCCTGGCCGGGTTTATTCATCATGTCATTCCGTATTGGTTTATCGGTTGGATGGTGCCGAAAATGAGTAAAGAAGTGGAATACCATGCGCCGCTGTCGATTTTACTCGCATTGGTCTTATATCCGCTGAATTACCTGGGATTCGGCTTGCTGGCGCATTTTTGTTTTGATTTCACGTGGCTGGAAACTTTGCTTTACCTGGCGGTACTTCCGTTGTTCGGAACCTTTGCGCATTATTACATGCGGTATATGTCGCACCTGAACTCCAAGCAGCGTTTCGGCCGGTTTGCGCGCAGGAGGAGTGCAATTCTTCAAAGTTTGCGAGAACAGCGCGAGCAGTTGAAAGACTTGATTTTTAGAGATTAA
- a CDS encoding anthranilate synthase component I family protein codes for MIERALFRYQQNSFLVGIGCESEFVLDNNLDWTALDAFLHQHEGRTLFTVMNYQLGLDILSVPHTPNQLPLLRVWVPESTYLYESTQAYLLEGKNNDKYQKLAEELFKNQQKPPSVQWSAKIDQATYLERIAKLKEHIQLGDIYELNFCQLIESKEMELETIQPFFQRMWEVNPTPFAGLVETSDWMLASASPERFIQKKGNRLISQPIKGTAPRGLSDSEDRENRENLQTSRKERAENIMIVDLVRNDLSRVAAKGSVHVDELCGIYTFPTVHQMISTISCELRENATFSEILKATFPMGSMTGAPKKSAVELSEKYEGFSREFYSGSFGVIYPNSDFDLNVLIRTLFYDPKTRKLSCGVGGAITMLSDAEAEYEECKVKVDKILSLFGTCQW; via the coding sequence ATGATCGAACGTGCACTTTTCAGGTACCAACAAAACTCTTTCCTCGTGGGGATTGGCTGTGAATCTGAATTTGTACTGGATAACAACCTGGATTGGACTGCGCTGGATGCATTTCTTCATCAACACGAAGGCCGCACCCTGTTTACCGTGATGAATTACCAACTGGGCCTCGATATTCTTTCCGTTCCCCATACTCCGAATCAATTGCCGCTATTGCGCGTTTGGGTTCCCGAAAGCACCTATTTATACGAAAGCACGCAAGCTTATTTGCTGGAAGGAAAAAACAACGACAAATATCAGAAACTAGCCGAAGAACTCTTCAAAAATCAGCAAAAACCACCTTCCGTTCAGTGGTCGGCAAAAATAGATCAGGCGACCTACTTAGAGCGTATTGCTAAGCTGAAGGAGCATATTCAATTGGGAGACATCTACGAATTGAACTTCTGTCAGCTGATCGAATCTAAGGAAATGGAACTAGAAACCATTCAGCCTTTCTTTCAACGCATGTGGGAAGTAAATCCGACACCTTTTGCAGGTTTGGTAGAAACATCCGATTGGATGCTGGCTTCAGCAAGCCCCGAACGTTTTATTCAAAAGAAGGGAAACCGGCTGATTTCACAGCCCATTAAGGGAACGGCTCCCAGGGGTTTATCCGATTCCGAAGACCGGGAAAACCGGGAAAACCTGCAAACAAGCCGGAAAGAACGCGCCGAGAACATCATGATCGTTGATTTGGTACGGAACGACCTTTCCCGGGTTGCAGCAAAAGGAAGCGTACACGTAGACGAATTGTGCGGGATTTACACCTTCCCCACCGTTCACCAAATGATTTCGACTATTTCCTGTGAACTCAGAGAAAACGCTACGTTTTCAGAAATCCTGAAGGCAACATTCCCTATGGGATCCATGACAGGCGCCCCTAAGAAGTCGGCCGTAGAACTGAGCGAAAAATACGAAGGCTTCTCCCGGGAATTCTATTCCGGTTCATTCGGTGTCATTTACCCAAACTCAGACTTCGATCTGAATGTACTCATCCGTACTTTGTTCTACGATCCGAAAACCCGGAAACTTTCCTGCGGGGTTGGTGGCGCCATCACCATGCTTTCGGATGCAGAAGCAGAATACGAGGAATGCAAGGTCAAAGTCGATAAAATCCTCTCACTTTTCGGCACATGTCAGTGGTAA
- a CDS encoding DUF4844 domain-containing protein, which produces MKLNSIYSFCALIVLLYSCVNNYQEKTKTKPMMKNHLYEESGSLDETLSVKPHAISKLKKLLEKEKFGPEEKTDQLPLGYVGFLPEEDRPLANKIMNESIARLISVLEKNKKVTARMVLNEFENGLNSFEDLAFDTEDRERVCWYFEDIMDIIGLESTNELLNNWMY; this is translated from the coding sequence ATGAAGCTAAATTCAATATACTCTTTCTGTGCATTAATTGTGCTACTTTATTCATGTGTAAACAACTATCAGGAAAAAACAAAAACTAAACCTATGATGAAAAATCATTTGTATGAAGAGAGTGGATCGCTTGATGAAACATTGAGCGTCAAACCTCATGCAATTAGTAAACTCAAGAAATTACTAGAAAAAGAAAAATTCGGACCGGAAGAAAAGACTGATCAACTGCCTTTAGGATATGTTGGCTTTTTGCCAGAAGAAGATAGGCCTTTGGCAAACAAAATTATGAACGAATCAATTGCTCGATTAATTTCCGTCCTGGAGAAAAATAAAAAGGTTACTGCCCGTATGGTTTTAAACGAATTTGAGAATGGTTTAAATTCTTTTGAAGATTTGGCTTTCGATACGGAAGACAGAGAAAGAGTATGTTGGTACTTTGAGGATATTATGGATATCATTGGTCTCGAAAGCACAAATGAGTTACTAAATAACTGGATGTATTAA
- a CDS encoding protein-disulfide reductase DsbD domain-containing protein produces the protein MRKLLFLCAFLWIGTSLFAQDRVKWDFSYNTSTKEIQLKAIISEGWHLYSQHINNTIGPVPTSFTFTENPNIKFEGEVKEPKAIHEYDENFEAALDFFKSEVTFTRKVAKAKSGEVIKGYVTFMVCNEVMCLPPVDIDFSITIP, from the coding sequence ATGCGTAAACTGCTTTTTTTATGCGCTTTTTTATGGATTGGAACCAGCCTTTTTGCTCAGGACAGGGTGAAATGGGACTTCTCCTACAATACGAGCACGAAAGAAATCCAACTGAAAGCGATTATTTCTGAAGGCTGGCACCTATACAGCCAGCACATCAATAATACCATCGGCCCGGTGCCGACCAGCTTTACATTTACAGAAAATCCGAATATCAAATTCGAAGGAGAAGTCAAAGAACCCAAAGCCATTCACGAGTACGATGAAAACTTTGAAGCTGCACTTGATTTCTTCAAATCGGAAGTTACTTTCACCCGCAAAGTAGCCAAAGCAAAGTCCGGAGAGGTAATCAAAGGTTATGTGACGTTTATGGTCTGTAACGAAGTCATGTGCCTTCCTCCTGTTGATATCGATTTTTCCATAACAATTCCTTAA
- a CDS encoding cytochrome c biogenesis protein CcdA encodes MKYLVKSLILLVGLSLFNKANAQIELAQDMAKWKFSVEYGKACEATIVAEVNIASHWHINALVLPKGTFGIATEFRLAKSPNYQVVGAVKEPTPIQKHDDIADEDLTYHEGKIILKQKIKILSAKDFTLNGAYLFQPCDADHCLPPYDSKFTVKVKGCADAAQIEETQEGDDMAQTPAVAPTDNVKKDDESGSTVKQTADNKAPVAGKEKTKKSLWGVFFAAFFSGFIALIMPCVFPMIPMTVSFFTKRSKTRALGVRNAFIYGGSIILIHVLLAGVVIVTRLSSLLNELSTNVYFNLFFFGMLIVFGLSFLGAFEIQLPSKWVNKADEKADKGGVVGIFFMALVLSLASFSCTGPILGDLLVSISTSGGDLALLIGMFAFGLALALPFMLFAIFPSWLNSMPNSGGWLNVVKVFLGFLEIAFAFKFLGAADTTMQWHLLHREVFVAIWVGIFAMLSLYLLGKVRLPHDSPVEKLSVGRSMMATASIAFTMYLIPGLWGAPLNLVNAYLPPDFYAEVPGGISGGGGNTISVSQSGSGEQIEIVEGMHKGPQGLMAFKDYDKALAYAKKVNKPLFIDFTGWGCVNCRKMENSVWGQPGVIEHLRDDVVIVSLYVDERTELPKNEQKTIKVNGQDFSVTTIGNKWTAKQIEEYQTASQPYYVLQTPDGKDIPVGGATYQDHGSAPVFQKWLEKGLKAHKK; translated from the coding sequence ATGAAATATCTAGTTAAAAGTTTAATCCTTTTAGTTGGTTTAAGCCTTTTCAATAAAGCAAATGCCCAAATAGAGTTGGCTCAGGACATGGCCAAATGGAAATTCTCCGTTGAATATGGGAAAGCATGTGAAGCAACCATTGTAGCAGAAGTAAATATTGCTTCTCACTGGCACATCAATGCATTAGTACTTCCGAAAGGAACTTTTGGGATCGCAACTGAATTCCGGCTGGCCAAATCTCCGAATTATCAGGTTGTTGGAGCAGTCAAAGAACCCACGCCCATTCAAAAACACGATGATATCGCAGACGAAGATTTGACCTACCACGAAGGCAAAATCATCCTGAAACAAAAAATCAAAATTCTTTCTGCGAAAGACTTTACCCTGAACGGCGCATACCTGTTTCAACCATGTGACGCAGATCATTGTTTGCCTCCTTATGATTCGAAATTTACCGTTAAAGTAAAAGGTTGTGCGGATGCTGCACAAATCGAAGAAACACAGGAAGGTGACGACATGGCACAAACACCGGCGGTTGCACCAACTGATAATGTGAAAAAAGACGATGAGTCCGGAAGTACTGTAAAGCAAACGGCTGACAATAAAGCACCTGTTGCCGGTAAGGAAAAAACAAAGAAATCCTTGTGGGGCGTGTTCTTTGCTGCGTTTTTCAGCGGATTTATCGCATTGATCATGCCTTGCGTATTCCCGATGATCCCGATGACCGTTAGTTTCTTTACGAAAAGAAGTAAAACAAGAGCACTCGGAGTTCGAAACGCATTCATTTATGGCGGATCCATTATATTGATCCACGTATTATTGGCTGGAGTTGTGATCGTTACGCGTTTATCCAGTCTTTTAAATGAATTATCGACAAACGTTTATTTCAACCTGTTCTTCTTTGGAATGCTGATCGTATTCGGTCTGTCCTTCTTAGGCGCTTTCGAGATCCAGTTACCGTCCAAATGGGTAAATAAAGCCGACGAGAAAGCAGACAAAGGCGGTGTTGTAGGAATCTTCTTCATGGCATTGGTGCTTTCACTGGCATCATTCTCCTGTACAGGTCCCATTTTGGGAGACTTATTGGTAAGCATCTCCACTTCCGGTGGTGATTTGGCATTGCTGATCGGGATGTTTGCATTCGGACTGGCTTTGGCATTGCCTTTCATGCTTTTCGCTATCTTCCCTTCCTGGTTGAATTCCATGCCGAATTCAGGTGGTTGGTTGAATGTGGTAAAAGTATTCTTAGGTTTCCTGGAAATTGCTTTTGCATTCAAGTTCTTAGGAGCGGCAGACACCACCATGCAATGGCATTTATTGCACCGCGAGGTATTTGTCGCAATCTGGGTCGGAATTTTCGCCATGTTGTCTTTATACCTGCTCGGAAAAGTGCGCCTGCCACACGACAGCCCGGTTGAGAAACTATCCGTTGGACGAAGCATGATGGCAACTGCGAGTATTGCATTTACCATGTACCTGATTCCGGGATTATGGGGAGCACCTTTGAACCTGGTAAACGCTTACCTTCCTCCTGATTTCTATGCAGAAGTTCCGGGCGGAATCAGCGGCGGCGGCGGAAATACTATTTCTGTTTCACAATCCGGTTCCGGTGAGCAAATAGAGATTGTAGAAGGCATGCACAAAGGGCCGCAAGGATTGATGGCATTCAAGGATTACGACAAAGCTTTGGCTTATGCTAAAAAAGTAAACAAACCGCTTTTCATCGATTTCACAGGCTGGGGATGTGTGAATTGCCGTAAAATGGAGAATTCCGTCTGGGGTCAGCCCGGAGTAATCGAACACTTGCGGGATGATGTGGTGATCGTTTCACTGTACGTAGACGAACGAACGGAATTACCGAAAAACGAACAGAAAACGATCAAAGTAAACGGACAGGATTTCTCGGTCACTACGATCGGTAATAAATGGACGGCGAAACAAATCGAAGAATATCAAACCGCTTCACAACCTTATTATGTACTTCAAACCCCGGATGGAAAAGATATTCCGGTAGGAGGAGCTACTTACCAGGATCACGGAAGTGCGCCGGTATTCCAAAAATGGTTGGAAAAAGGACTAAAAGCGCACAAAAAATAG
- a CDS encoding GIY-YIG nuclease family protein, which produces MPYYSYVLRSLKNGIIYKGSTENIEQRLQSHNSGLVNFTSKHMPWELILFEEFNTRSEAMKREKWYKSGVGREWIKDQLVL; this is translated from the coding sequence ATGCCCTACTATTCATATGTACTCCGTTCGCTTAAGAACGGAATTATTTATAAAGGTTCAACAGAGAATATCGAACAACGTTTGCAATCACATAATTCAGGATTGGTGAATTTCACCTCTAAACATATGCCTTGGGAATTAATTTTGTTTGAGGAGTTCAATACGCGTTCCGAAGCAATGAAACGAGAGAAATGGTATAAAAGCGGTGTTGGACGAGAGTGGATTAAGGATCAATTGGTCCTGTAG
- the recG gene encoding ATP-dependent DNA helicase RecG, giving the protein MNQWLQTHIEFLKGVGPQRAKLLREELGIATYHDLLYHFPFRYIDRSQFHKIKDIPQIDGYVQLKGQIISVSETGTGRQKRLTVKFQDNTGIIDLLWFQGYKYILPNLKLNTTYIVFGKAKPYVNTWNISHPELSPATGNEAGMGWQPVYSSTEKLTASGLHSKGIQKLTEGLLKLASKVYFEETIPPKLVQELKLPPFAAAIRAIHMPADVALAQKARMRFKFEELLNLQIELLLRKSINLQKNSGQVVSEVGQLFHDFYENNLPFPLTNAQKKVLREIRRDIGSGFQMNRLLQGDVGSGKTVVALLTILMGIGSGLQGALMAPTEILANQHFTGLSELLEGTPVKIALLTGSTKKSARKIIHEQLLNGEIHILVGTHALLEDIVQFKNLGLVVIDEQHRFGVEQRSRLWKKNTSPPHILVMTATPIPRTLAMTYYGDLDVSVIDELPPGRKPITTKHHFEKDRSLVFGFIRREIALGRQIYIVYPLIQESETLDYNNLMDGYEAISRAFPLPDYRVSIVHGKMKPEVKDYEMQQFVEGKTQIMIATTVIEVGVNVPNASVMVIESSERFGLSQLHQLRGRVGRGAEQSYCLLMTGNKLSADTKKRIHTMVRTNDGFEISEVDLELRGPGDIMGTQQSGQLDLKIADLAKDGPLVALAREKARELLQDDPRLEKQEHVFLRLEAIKRLQDKPNWAEIS; this is encoded by the coding sequence ATGAATCAATGGTTGCAAACTCACATCGAATTCCTCAAAGGAGTTGGTCCGCAAAGAGCCAAATTACTGAGGGAAGAATTGGGAATAGCAACTTATCACGACCTGCTTTATCACTTTCCGTTTCGTTACATTGACCGCTCCCAGTTTCATAAGATCAAAGACATTCCGCAAATTGACGGATATGTCCAATTGAAAGGACAGATTATCTCTGTTTCCGAAACCGGAACAGGAAGACAAAAGCGCTTAACGGTCAAGTTCCAGGACAATACGGGAATCATCGACCTGCTTTGGTTTCAAGGATACAAATACATCCTTCCGAACCTGAAGTTAAATACAACTTACATTGTTTTCGGGAAAGCGAAACCTTACGTAAACACCTGGAACATTTCCCATCCGGAACTTAGTCCTGCAACCGGGAATGAGGCCGGCATGGGTTGGCAGCCCGTTTATTCTTCCACGGAAAAACTAACGGCCTCCGGATTGCATTCAAAAGGCATTCAAAAATTAACGGAAGGACTACTGAAACTAGCTTCAAAAGTCTACTTTGAAGAAACCATTCCACCGAAACTGGTACAGGAATTAAAACTTCCACCATTCGCAGCAGCTATTCGCGCTATTCACATGCCTGCAGACGTTGCCCTGGCACAAAAAGCACGCATGCGTTTCAAATTTGAAGAGCTGCTGAACCTCCAGATCGAATTATTGCTGCGGAAATCGATCAACCTGCAAAAAAATAGCGGACAGGTCGTTTCGGAAGTCGGGCAATTGTTCCATGATTTCTACGAAAACAACCTGCCTTTCCCACTGACGAATGCCCAGAAGAAAGTGCTCCGCGAAATTCGCAGGGATATCGGATCCGGATTCCAGATGAACCGGTTGCTGCAGGGCGATGTGGGAAGCGGGAAAACCGTCGTTGCTTTGCTGACGATCCTTATGGGAATCGGCTCGGGATTACAGGGAGCTTTGATGGCGCCAACAGAAATCCTGGCAAATCAGCATTTTACCGGCCTGAGCGAATTACTGGAAGGAACGCCGGTAAAAATTGCCTTGCTGACCGGTTCTACCAAAAAATCTGCCCGTAAAATCATTCACGAGCAATTACTGAATGGCGAGATCCATATTTTGGTCGGAACGCATGCTTTGCTGGAAGACATCGTGCAATTCAAGAATTTAGGATTGGTCGTAATTGATGAGCAGCACCGCTTCGGTGTGGAACAACGTTCACGTCTGTGGAAGAAAAATACTTCGCCACCGCATATTCTGGTCATGACGGCAACTCCGATCCCGAGAACACTGGCAATGACTTATTATGGCGATTTGGATGTTTCTGTCATTGACGAACTTCCTCCGGGAAGAAAACCCATCACTACCAAACACCATTTTGAAAAAGACCGGTCGTTGGTTTTCGGGTTTATCCGCAGGGAAATTGCACTTGGAAGGCAGATCTACATCGTCTATCCGCTCATCCAGGAATCCGAAACGCTGGATTACAACAACCTGATGGATGGTTACGAAGCCATTAGCCGGGCTTTCCCGCTTCCTGATTACCGTGTGAGTATTGTTCACGGGAAAATGAAACCCGAAGTCAAAGACTACGAAATGCAGCAGTTTGTGGAAGGGAAAACACAAATTATGATTGCTACTACCGTAATTGAAGTCGGGGTGAACGTACCGAATGCTTCCGTGATGGTGATCGAAAGCTCAGAACGTTTCGGATTGTCGCAGTTACACCAGCTGCGTGGCCGTGTTGGCCGTGGCGCCGAACAGTCATACTGTTTGCTGATGACCGGGAATAAATTATCTGCCGATACCAAAAAGCGCATTCACACCATGGTTCGTACCAATGACGGATTTGAAATTTCGGAAGTCGATTTGGAATTGCGTGGGCCCGGAGATATCATGGGAACGCAGCAAAGTGGCCAGCTGGACTTGAAAATTGCCGATTTGGCGAAAGATGGCCCGCTTGTTGCACTGGCCCGGGAGAAAGCAAGAGAGCTTTTACAAGACGACCCGCGTTTGGAAAAACAGGAACATGTTTTCTTGCGTTTGGAGGCAATAAAAAGACTCCAAGACAAGCCAAATTGGGCAGAAATTTCGTAA
- a CDS encoding energy transducer TonB yields MKKLILLAILCLSYSQADSQVLTGTLVDSGRKLLTTTENFTLSSAAEGVVVVELAVNREGVVTGTKIIGEQSTIKSTPSRMKAENAAKKLKFTAGTRYAAFEHVRVKYTYKVQ; encoded by the coding sequence ATGAAAAAACTGATTCTACTCGCAATTTTATGCTTAAGCTATTCCCAGGCTGACTCTCAGGTACTTACCGGAACATTGGTTGACTCAGGTCGGAAACTACTGACCACAACAGAAAATTTCACGCTTTCTTCTGCCGCTGAAGGAGTAGTTGTAGTTGAATTAGCGGTGAATCGCGAAGGAGTGGTAACAGGAACCAAGATCATTGGTGAGCAATCGACCATTAAATCTACACCTTCCCGCATGAAAGCTGAAAATGCTGCTAAAAAACTGAAGTTTACAGCCGGAACACGTTACGCAGCATTCGAACATGTGCGCGTGAAGTATACGTATAAAGTACAGTAG
- a CDS encoding HesA/MoeB/ThiF family protein, protein MRSRYTPQQIVPEIGKSGQEALESAKVLVIGAGGLGTPVATYLATAGVGKIGIVDGDKISESNLHRQFMYRSNEVGELKVQVLKQRLSELNPQSEISTFPFFLDDINAEELFKQYTIICDCSDNAKTRLLTDRFCKIQNKPLVYAAVRDWQGYLTVLHHRNNIELGDLFSMEQLQETENCSIAGIVNTTCGILGSLQACEAIKIVIGQISELDGKILCVDTQHSAFKLFRIKRVNS, encoded by the coding sequence GTGAGATCCAGATATACTCCCCAACAAATTGTTCCTGAAATCGGAAAGTCTGGACAAGAAGCACTTGAATCTGCAAAAGTATTAGTCATCGGTGCAGGCGGACTTGGAACTCCCGTTGCCACATATCTTGCCACTGCTGGTGTCGGAAAAATCGGAATTGTGGATGGAGATAAGATATCGGAATCAAATCTGCATCGCCAATTCATGTATCGTTCAAACGAAGTCGGTGAATTAAAGGTTCAAGTCTTGAAACAACGATTATCGGAATTAAACCCGCAATCAGAAATTTCAACATTCCCTTTTTTTCTTGATGATATTAACGCTGAAGAGCTTTTCAAACAGTACACCATTATCTGCGACTGTTCTGACAATGCTAAAACCCGTTTATTGACAGATCGATTTTGTAAGATTCAAAATAAACCATTAGTGTATGCAGCAGTTCGTGATTGGCAAGGATATTTAACAGTCCTGCACCATCGGAATAATATTGAACTGGGAGATTTGTTTTCAATGGAACAATTGCAAGAAACTGAGAATTGTTCCATTGCAGGAATTGTTAATACGACTTGTGGTATTCTCGGGAGCCTTCAAGCATGTGAAGCAATAAAGATCGTTATTGGTCAAATCAGCGAATTAGATGGAAAGATACTTTGCGTCGATACACAACATTCTGCGTTTAAACTTTTTCGGATTAAACGTGTAAATTCATAA